The Palaemon carinicauda isolate YSFRI2023 chromosome 43, ASM3689809v2, whole genome shotgun sequence genomic sequence agcaatagacatagacatagacatagacatagcccgaGCCTTAgatatagacagagccatagccatagccatagccataaacatatccatagccatagccataagcaTGGCCATATATATGaacagacatagacatacacatagaaatagccatagccatagacatagccatagccatagccatagccagagacatagccatagccatagacatagacatagacatagacatagccatagtcatagccatatacATAGCCAGAGCCTtcgccatagccatagacattgacattgacattgacagagccatagccaatgccatagccatagccatagccaaagacattgccatagccatagtcatagccatagccgtagatatagccatagccatagccgtagacaaatatatagccatagccatagacatagacagacatagacatagccatagccaaagtcatagccataggcatagacatagacatagacatagaaatggacatagacatagacatagccatagccatagcatctgccatagacatagacatagccatagccttagctattgtatacatagccatagccatagacatagacatagccatagccatagccatagacagacatagacatagacatagatatagccatagccatagccatagctgaatacatagacatagacatagccatagccagaggcAGAGAtagaaccatagccatagccatagccatagccatagacatagacccAGCAATAGACATatccataaccatagccatagcatccatagccatagccatagcaatagacatagacatagacatagtcatagctagagccatagatatagacagagccatagccatacccatagccataaaCTTATCCATAGCCAGAACCATAGCCGTAGCCATATACATAAACAGACATAGACATACGCATAGAAAGAACCttagtcatagacatagccataaccatagccatagccatagccacagacatagccatagccatagacatagacatagacatatccatagtcatagccatatacatagccatagccttagccatagccatagtcattgACATTATCATTGACAGAGCCATAGCCAatgccatagccataaccatagccatagacattgccatagccatagtcatagccatagccatagatatagccatagccatagccgtagacaaagatatagccatagccatagacatagacagacatagacatagccatagccaaagtcatagccatagccatagatatagacatagacatagaaatagacatagacatagacatagccatagcaatagacatggttatagccataggcatagccatagatGTAGCCTTAGCCGTAGCcgtagtcatagacatagacatagccatagccatacccatacccatagccatagccctagacatagccatagccatagcaattgcAATAGCCATAGCCAATGACAGACATAAccagccatagccagagccatagccatagacatagccatagccattgccatagccatagacatagactttgccatagacatagacatagccttagccatagcaatagccatagccatagctaaagccatagccatagccataaccatagacaaagatatagccatagccttacccatagacatagacatagccatagccatagccatagccacactAATGGTAGActtagacatagccttagccatagccatagacatagacatggacatagacatacacatagccatagctataACCGTAGtaatagccagagccatagacatagacatagccatagccttagccatagccttagccatagccttagccatagccttagacatagccatagccatagacataaacatagccatagacttagacattgccatagccatagccatagctatagacatagacatagccatagacataaaaaATTGCAGAGCCATtgacgtagccatagccgtagccgtagccaaaCCCATAGCCATAGATGTGGCCACATccatagacatagccttagacgtagccatagacatagacataggcaTAGACAGAACCATAGATATGGCCATaaccatatccatagccatagacatacacatagccatagccatagctgtagccctagccgtagccgtagccatagacgtAGCAATAGCCGTacccatagccgtagccatagatatagatatagacatagccagagccatggACATAGACATAACCTAATCCATAGCAatggtatacatagccatagacatagccatatccatagatatagccatagccatagtcatctctatagccatagccataaccatagacaaagttatagacatagacatagacataaacatagcaagaggcatagacagacatagacatagacctacacagagacatagccatagccatagacatagacatagagagagccatagccataaacatagatatagccatagccatagcaatagctatagccatagttgtagccatagccatagccatagatatagacatagccatagacatagatatagacctagccatagccatatccatagacaaagacatagccatagccataaaaatagacatagccatagccatagacatagccatagacagacatagcaatagccatagccatagccatagacaaagccatagccatagccaatgccatataaatagacatagccatagccatagacattgacatagacatagacatagacatagacagacacaCATAAAAAtttgacatagccatagacatagacagagacagagacatagacatagccagagacatagacatagcaatagccatagacatagacagagacacagccatagccatagacatagccatagccatagcgatAGCCATGGtaaacatatacatagacatagccatagccatatctatagccatagacatagccataggcatagccattgccattgccatagccatagccatagccatagtattagccatagtcatagccagagCCACACAGATATAGCCagaaccatagacatagacatagccagagatttaactatagccgtagccatagctgtagcctTAGCCAATGAGGTAGCCCCAGCTGTAGCCATAGCCTTAgtcatagccatagctgtagccatagACTAactgtagacatagacatagacaaagacatagcattagccttagacatagacatagacatagacatagtcatagccatagccatagccatagccatgataGACATAGCCGTagctatagatatagccatagacatagccatagccatagccagtgacattgccatagccaaagccatagacttagacatagacagacttagacatagacatagacatagacttagccatagccatagccacagacatggacatatatatagccatagccatagacatagacatagccatagccatagacatagacatagatatagctacagacatagccatagccatagccatatccatagccatagccatagatatagccacaGCCATAGCCATGCCCATTGACAAGGACATTGAcattgacatagacatagccatagccattgccatagccatagccctactcatagcaatagacatagccataggcCTAGTCATAaatatagccatagtcatagccatagacatagacataaccatagccatagacatagacatagacatagacatagccatcgATATCTACAGatatagccctagccatagccatagccatagacaaagacatagacatagccagagccatagccatagtcatagtcaTGGCCATAGTCATGGCCATAGCCATAtatgtagccatagccgtagccgtagccgtctCTATAGCCagaaccatagacatagacatagccatagccataaccatagccatagccatagatatataaAACCAGCCATTGCCATAGCAATAGGCAAAGGCATtgccatagccctagccatagccatatccagagACTTTGACATatacatagccagagccatagccataaccatagccatagccatagacatatccatagccatagccttagacatagaaatagccatagacatagaaatagccatagacatagccataaacatagacatagccatagccagagcaatagccatagccacagtcatagccagagccatagccagagccataaccatagacaaagACAAAGCCATAcccgtagccatagccgtagccgtagccgaaAACATAGCTCTAGCCGTATAcgtagctgtagccatagccgtagccgtagcgtAACCgtatacatagacatagacatagatatagacatagacatagcattagccctagacatagacatagccatagccatacccatagccatagccctagacaaagccatagccatagcaattgccatagccatagccaaagacatagacataacctgccatagccatagacagccatagccatagagatagccgtagccatagccatagccatagacataccctTAGCTATAGATTTAGACATAACCATATctatagccttagccatagctatAGTCATAGACAAAGACAtaccataaccatagccatagacatagatatagccatagccatagcaatatcaatacccatggtagacatagacatagcgttagccatagccatagatatagacatagccatagacatagaaaacCATATAGCCAGAGCTattgccatagtcatagccatagccatagacatagacataaccatagaatatccttagacatagccatagccttagtcatagccatagccttagactTAGCCagtgccatagacatagacattgatacagccatagccatagccatagccatagctatagacatagacatagacatagccatagacatagacatagcatagccattgacgtagccttagccgtagccgtagccatacccatagccatagatgtagccGTATCTGTAGCCTTagccattgacatagacatagacatagccatagacgtagcattagccgtagccgtagccaaagccatagccttagacgtagccatagacatagacataggccTAGACATGGCCATAGATATGGCcaaaaccatagccatagccatagacatacacaaagccatagccatagctgtaaCCATAGCCGTAGTCGTAGCCATAGATGTAGCCATATCAGTAGCCGTAGCtttagccatacacatagacataaacagagccatagacatagacaaagacatagcctTAGCTATagccatggtatacatagccatacccatagccatagccatagacatagccatacccatagccatcGCCAAAGCCATAACCATAACCATAGACAAAgttatagatatagccatagacatagacatagccatagacatagacctaGGCATAGCTATAGCCATGgtagacatacccatagccatagccatagacatacacctagccatagccatacacatagacatagccatagccatagccatagacatagacatagacatagccatagccatagacagacatagccatagccatagccatagacaaagccatagtcatagccatagccaaagccatagtcatagccatagctatacatatagccatagacataaaccTAGCCATtgccagagacatagacatagccatagccatagccatggtagacatatacatagacatagccatagccatatccatagccatagtcatagccgtagccatagccattgccattgccatagccatagccatagccagagtcatagtcatagccatagccatagccatagccacacagacatagccatggccatagacatagacttagtcatagacatagccagagccagagccagagccatagccatagccatactcatagatatagccatagacatagacataaacaaAGCCATAGCCAGagatgtagccatagccgtagaAGTTGCCGTTGCTGTTGCCATCGCCGTTGCCggagccgtagccgtagccatggACGTGGACGTggacgtagccatagccatagccatagccatagacatagacattgacATGGACATGTCCATGGGTATacacataaacatagccatagccatagccatagagagagacatagacatagacataaccagaGCCATAGCAATAGatagagacatagccatagccatagccagagccatagccatagacagacatagacatagaaatagccatagccatagcaatagctgAAGACATAGACATTGCCAGAGACAGAGTCACAGCCCTACCCATAGCACTAGACATAGACtatgtaggtataggtgtaggtgtaggtgtaggtgtatatgtataggtgtaggtttaggtgcaggtgtatatgtatagatgtagagGTAGGTGTAGGTGTTTATGTATagctgtaggtgtaggtgtaggtgtaggtgtatatgtataggtgtaggtgtaggtgtaggtgtaggtgtatatgtataggtgtaggtgtaggtgtaggtgtaggtgtatatgtataggtgtaggtgtaggtgtaggtgtaggtgtatatgtataggtgtaggtgtaggtgtaggtgtacatgtataggtgtatgtgtaggtgtaggtatatatgtataggtgtaggtataggtgtaggtgtaggtataggtgtatgcataggtgtaggtgtatttgtaggtgttggtataggtgtaggtgtatgtataggtgtatgtgtaggtgtaggtgtatgtataggtgtaggtgtaggtataggtgtatgtataggtgtatgtgtaggtgtaggtgtatgtataggtgtttgtgtagatgtaggtgtaggtgtatgtataggtttatgtgtaggtgtaggtgtatgtgtaggtgtgggtgtaggtgtaggtgtataggcttaggtgtaggtgtaggtgtagttgtatgtGTATGGGTgaaagtgtaggtgtaggtggatatgtataggtgtaggtgtaggtgtatatgtataggtgtaggtgtaggtgtaggtgtagatgtaggtgtatatgtattcgtgtatgtgtaggtgtaggtgtatatgtataggtgcatgtgtaggtgtatgtgtgtatatatatataggtgtaggtgtaggtgtaggtgtatatgtatagctgtACGTGTagttgtacatgtatatgtataggtgtatgtgtaggtgtaggtgtatatgtataagtgtatgtgtaggtgtaggtatatatgtataattgtatgtgtaggtgtaagtgtatgtataggtataggtgtaggtgtatgtataggtataggtgtatgtgtaggtatatgtatatgtgtaaatatatgtgtaggtgtatgcatatgtttagctgtatgtgtaggtgtaggtgtacatgtaaatgtatatgtgtaggtgtaggtgtatatgtatttggttgtatgtgtaggtgtatatgtattggtgtatgtgtaggtgtaggtgtatataaatatggttgtatgtgtaggtgtaggtgtaaatgtatatggttgtatcagtaggtataggtgtatatgtataggggtacgtgtaggtgtaggtgtatatgtgtaggtgtatgtgtaggtgtaggtgtatatgtataggtgtatgtgtaggtgtaggtgtatatatataggtgtatgtgtaggtgtatatgtataggtgtatgtgtaggtgtaggtgtatacgtatatgtgtatttgtaggtgttggtgtatatgtgtaggtgtatgtataggtgtaggtgtataattataagtgtatttgtaggtgtaggtgtatatgtataggtgaatgtgttggtgtaggtgtatatgtataggcgtatgtgtaggtgtaggtgtatatgtatatgttctatcttatttttttttatttttttttcttcctcttgtttttttgaaatggtgtgttgggcaggcttaatagaagggccgtggatgcctggtggtttatcaagaggttgtcttttcatttttctgattattttttcttctcaaaaccatccttactgtcctcccttcggttgaagtggctatcctggagggtatttagccttgcatggtgtatcggctcctccatgttgaccagtttttccgactttttactatagtctatgggtatcatcaatcactttgtttataattctgtacgtattgtttttgttataattctttttaatctagtttttaagtatgatgtctcttttatatttctattaattctcatgctgtctggagacattgagcgaaatccgggaccagtacgtcctagatttcgtcaatgtcgtcttctgtattgcaatattcgtggtcttcatgcaaatatccaagaccttacagttgcgtccagacagtatgatattcttttgtgctcagaaactttggtttctaatatgaggcactcatctgagctccttataactggttttaagaagccaataatgttgaaacgtgatgccatccctagggccaggggaatggcggtgtatattaggaccgagtaccctgcttctcataagtcctgctatcaatgtggatgtcatgagattcaggtaataaaagtttgtggcaggcataacaacttttatttatgttcgatctaccggaatccagacatggatgattctatcttcgattgtcttcttaccattatgggtaagatacaagaagatgatagaaaggcttcttttgtctttgttggtgattttaatgctcaccatagggagtggttaagttctatctctcctaccgatcgccatggcttaagagctttagactttgcctttgaatcaggctgtgagcaaatcataaatgaagctactcacaggtctggtaattgcttggacctcgtatacacagactcccctggcgttataactggtaaggttggttctccagtcgggacatctgatcatgccttgatttcattattagtgaagactgagcagcctgtccctgatatatcatattcttgtaaaatttatatgaaatcccaagcagactggaatggtattttacatgatcttttgtgcttgaactggtcacaattatatgatagtgtagatcctgttgtccctttgaatgagaatctagtcaacataattgataggcgtatcccttctcgtgtgctaaggtaccgagtgaaggacaaaccgtggttcaatgatgattgtagacgtgcttatttggagaaacaggaggcctatcatctttggaagggtaacagatcagatttgacctggaacaactatactcagcttcgagcttttgctcagagagtttatgcctcaactgaaaaggagtacaatttaaccataaaagaaacacattctggtacaactcaggaacataaatggtggtctacccttaaatctgcactctttggtgtagatgcaacagttcctcctttacttaaaccagatggctcagtcactcactgtccaaaggaaaaggcaacccttttggctgatgtttttgacagtagacagagtaatgaaaaacttgaacttcctcattcctgttttcctgaggctaaactaactagtttagcttttcgatctcgtgagattaaagctctgttgatggaccttgatgcttatggaggtgtagacccaaatggtatttttcctttgttttttataaagacgacagatttcttagctccaaagttatctgttattttgcgcaagttagcaagaagaggagcttttagcactagttggagaatttgtaatgttactcctctatgtaaatgtgtttgtggtagctcaagtcccactgattaccgcccaatttccataactcctatattatctaaagtttttgaacgtcttctggcaaaacgtcttaataggtttgctgaaggtaatcatctactccctagtttgcaatttggttttcgtaaaggccttggagcatgtgatgcccttcttacaatgctgtacagaaatcccttgattgtggtcgggaagttcgtatgattggccttgattttagtgctgcctttgaccgtgttaatcatgaggcccttgttttcaaattgaaacagttgggagtgggtgggttgtttcttagcattattattgattttttaagtaatagatctcaaagagttgttgttgatgggcaccatagtgattataggaatgtgatatccggtgttccacagggtagtgttcttggcccattacttttcatactatatacacatgacatgtggtttggcctagaaaacaagcttgttgcatatgcagatgatgctactctttttgcatcaattccatcccctgaatgtagatctagggttggtgaatcccttaatagagatttagctagaattagtgcatggtgcaaattatggagtatgaagttgaatcctaacaaaactcaaagtatgattgtaagaaggtcaaggacggtggctcctcaacatctggatctcagtattgataatgtttctttaaatatgtatgactcttttaaaattttaggtgtgattctcgacagtaaatttacttttgagaaacatataaggtctgtgtcttcttcaattgcacaaaaaataggcttattgagaaagtctttcaagattttcggtgatcaatctattatgaagaagtgttttaattctttcattctaccttgttttgagtattgttctcctgtctggtgttcagctgctgattctcatcttaatttgttggacagaaacttacggtctattaaatttcttattcctgatctagatattaatctctggcaccgtcgttcaattagttcattatgcatgttgcataagatttttcataactctgaccatcctttacattcagatctccctggacaattctatcctgttcgtaatactaggcaggcagttaattctaatagccaggccttctccatcatgaggctcaatactacgcagtactctagaagttttattccagctgttaccaagttgtggaatgatcttcctaatcgggtggttgaatcagtagaacttcaaaagttcaaagttggagcaaatgcttttttgttgaccaagcggacatgagtctttttatagtttatttatgacatatttgtttttgatgttgttaatagtttatatatgacatgtctgttttgacgttgtttcttattttagaatgatttattgttaatttgttctcttcatttatttatttccttatttcctttcctcactgggctatttttccctgttggagcccctgggcttatagcatcttgcttttccaactagggttgtggcttggatggtaataataataataataatataggtgtatgtgtagttgtaggtgtatatatataggtgtatgtgtaggtgtaggtgtatgtattggtgtaggtgtaggtgtaggtgtatgtataggcatatgtgtaggtgtaggtgtatgtataggtgtatgtgtaggtgtaggtgtatagatgtaggtgtagatgtaggtgtaggtgtataggtgtaggtgtttaggtgtaggtgtaggtgtaggtgttagtgtaggtgtaggtgtaggtgtaggtgttggTGTACATTTATTGGTGTAAGTGTagatgtaagtgtaggtgtatatgtataggtgtaggtgtaggtgtatgtgtatatatataggtgtaggtgtaggtgtaggtgtacatgtataagtataggtgtaggtttatatgtataggtgtgggtgtaggtgtaggtgtaggtgtaggtgtatgtataggtgtatgtgtaggtgtaggtgtatgtataggtgtatttgtaggtgtaggtgtagatgtttaggt encodes the following:
- the LOC137633671 gene encoding uncharacterized protein, translating into MAMAMAMAMSMSMSMSLSMGMAMAVAISMAMAMDMAMAMAMSSMALAMAMSLAMAMAMSMAISIATAMSIMAMAMAMAMTMSMSMSMSKANAMSLSMSMSTVSLWLQLWL
- the LOC137633672 gene encoding glycine, alanine and asparagine-rich protein-like; translated protein: MAMATETSTAMAMAMSMVIAMAMSLAMALAMSNSMAMDISMSSAMGRAVTLSLAMSMSSAIAMAMAISMSMSVYGYGSGYGYGYVSIYCYGSGYVYVYVSLYGYGYGYVYVYTHGHVHVNVYVYGYGYGYGYVHVHVHGYGYGSGNGDGNSNGNFYGYGYISGYGFVYVYVYGYIYECMSMAMAMGMSTMAIAMPRSMSMAMSMSMAISITLSMVMVMALAMAMGMAMSMAMAMGMAMYTMAIAKAMSLSMSMALFMSMCMAKATATDMATSMATTTAMVTAMAMALCMSMAMAMVLAISMAMSRPMSMSMATSKAMALATATANATSMAMSMSMSMAKATDTATSMAMAMAMAMAMAVSMSMSMALAKSKAMAMTKAMAMSKDILWLCLCLWLWL